The stretch of DNA CATTTGGTTTATGTTCCTTGCTATCTTAGTGAACCGTTAAACGAGAAGAACAGTGTTGGTTCGAATGAATGTTATCTCTAAACATTTGAAGTTGGTCAGCATGTAGAGGCATGGCTTGCATTCAGATTCTAGACACTTCATAGTAAGCTAGAGAAGAGTACCAAATGGACCTGATCCAATACACAATAGGTACACACATTTATGATTTTCTGAAATGCTCTATGATTATGCTTTTATTCATGTAATTTGcattaaaacaatgaaaagaaattattgGATGTTAAGTGATTTGGTAAAGCCATTGGATCATATAGTGTGTCTGCTTTTGCATTTTACTCAAAAACCTTCATGCCCTCTGATTATATTCAATTAGATTCTCAAGCAAAATCtacaattttcattttgatattacattttacaaatatgcaatcattatttgaaaaaattattgaacttattttattttttacaacttGTTGGTGAAGATCAAGatgaataaaaatgataaaaaatctAAGTGGTATGAGTGAAAATCAagatggcaaggaatgaaagtGTAGACAAGTGATTCATAAATTGTACTCCTTTTAATATGGTGaacattgtaatttttaaattgttgtaaTTACTTTTACTTATGAAAATGTAGACAATATTACAATACTATTGTTCAATATATGGACAAACTTTAAATTCCATTATATATTAGAAGCGTTTTGATTaatatatagtttaaattttattcattttattttatttctactattttagttaaatacatatttttcaattaatatttttaaaacaaaattatggaAGAGGTATTAATCCCACaccaaaaaaaaatggaaaaaatggAGGATTTAAATCTCTACAATAAAATAGTTGCAATTAAAGGATGTTtcctccacaaaataatagtcataATATGAAGAGTTAAAACCTTTCAGGAAAAAAACCTTCGCAATATAAATTGGATTCCAGCGGTCGTCGTAAACCTCTACAAATAGGTTGTGGGGATTGTATATGTGGAGGTTTAAAAAAACCCATACAAATTAATTTGCAGAGGGTAaagccccccccccccccccacaaatttaaataaaaacctctacataataactttttttttgtaatgagtGAGGAGTCAAGTGATGCTTAGAGTAAGGATGCCTACCCTTGTGATGGGAAAAGTTCTCAACAATCAACCTAGTCCACAAGAAATATCACAAAGAGAGGACATCTTTCACACAAGAGgaaaagttttagaaaatacttattCTCTCATTATGGATAATGGATTGTGTCgcaattgttgtagcacaagGTTGATTGACAAGTTGGCTTCGATTGTCTTGCCCtttccaaaaccttacaaacttcattggcttaatgaagatgggaaCTTGATAGTGAACCAACAAGTAAAGGTCAAATTCTTTATAGGAAAATATGAGGATAATGCTTAGTGATATGGTGcctatggaagcttgtcacATCTTATTGGGGAGACCATGGAAATTTCATTAGAAACCATGCACAATGGTCTCACTAACGAGATGACGTTCACTCATAAGGAGAAAAAGTTTGTACTTCATCCTTTAGCCCCATCATAAGTGCCTAATGGTCAAGAACAAATGAAGACTAAAagagatgaaaagaaaagaaaaatccaattcaagaagagagtttataaaataaagatgaatttgaggtaaGGGAGCTTAGTGTTCCTTCCCCAAAGGTtattcaacatgagaacattttatccaaaatatcaataaaaagagTTCTCCATGTTGAACAACCTTCATACCTTCTTCTATCTAAAGGAATGCATATCCATTGTCActaattttaagtttaagaaaCAATCTCCTActattgaaaatcttttgaaggagtttgatgatatattTTCTGAGGAAGGGCCTATTGAGCTTCCTCCTTTTAGAGGAATAGAGCATCAAATTGACCTTGTCCGGAGCTAGTCTTCCCAATAGAGCAACTTATAGGACCAATCCCCAAGAAACCAAGGAGATAAAGTCTGAAGTacaagagttgttggagaatGGTTGGGTTCAAAAGATTTTTAACTCTTGTGTTGTGCCTGTTTTATTAGTACCCAAAAAGGATGGGAAGTGAAGGATGTGTTGTGATTATAGGGCGATAAATAACATAaccattaaatataggcatccaattcTTAGGCTTtttgatgagttgcatgggtccaccatgttttccaaaagtgatctaaagagtggttatcaccaagtAAGAATCAAAGAGGGTGATAAGTTGAAAACtacttttaaaactaaatatgaattatataaGTGGTCGGTGATGCCTTTGGGCTTATTAATGcccctagcacattcatgaggcttATGAATCATGTTCTTAGGGATTGCATAGGTAAGTTTGTAGTTGTTTACTTTGATGATAATTTAGTGTATAGTAAGAGTTTGCATGAACATGTAGGTCATCTTAGGTCTGTCCTTGCCATTCTTAGGGaaaataaactttttgcaaacatataaaaatgaactttttgtgtagatagtggttatcaccaaataagaatcaaagaggGTGATAAGTTGAAAACTATCTTTAAAACTGAATATGAACTATATAACTGGTcggtgatgccctttgggcttactaatgcacctaaCACATTCATGAGGCTTATGAATCATGTTCTTAGGGATTGCATAGGTAAGTTTGTAGTTGTTTACTTTGATGATAATTTATTGTATAGTAAGAGTTTGCATGAGCATGTAGGTCATCTTAGGTCTGTCCTTGTGATTCTTAGGGaaaataaactttttgcaaACATATAAAAATGCGCTTTTTGTGTAGATACTGTCATTTTCTTAAGATTTGTAGCAAATAAGCATAGGTTCATGTAGATCCTGAGAAAATAAAGGTCATTCAAGAGTGGTCTACTCCCAAAAATGTAtgagaggttaggagcttccatgggTTGGCAAGTTTTTATAGGAGctttgttcctaacttctctagTCTTGCCTCATAACTCAATGGGttgatgaagaaggatgtgtcTTTTAGTTTGGTGGTAAAATAAGATACTACTTTTTAGCAACTCAAGGAAAAACTCATAATGCACACATTCTAGCCTTACTTGgcttttaaaatagtttttgagCTTGAGTGTCATGCATCTGGTGTAGGCTTAGGTGTAGTGTTATTGCAACAAGGTCACCCAATTGCTTACTTCAAAGAAAAACTTCATGATGCCTTCGTCAACTACTTCACCtatgaaaaatatatgtatGCTTCAATGAGagcccttcaaacttgggaacactgCCTAGTGTTTGAGGAGTTtatcattcatagtgaccatgattCAGTTAAATACTTGAAGGGCCAACACAAGTTGAATAAAAAACACCCTAAGTTGATAGAATTATTGGACAATTTTTCCTATGTGATTAAGTACAAGAGGGGAAAAGGTAATATTATGGTTGATGCCTTGTCAAGAAGGCAtactttgttttcaaaattgggagcccaaattcttggatttgatcacattaaAGAAATATATGTTTTCCTCAACCTATGTTGAGTGTTTAGAGAGAGCACAAGGGGGTTTCTTTGTGGATGAGAAGTATTTGTTTAAAGAGGGAAACAATTGTATACCTCAAGGGTCATAGAGAAAGCTCTTTATCAAGAAACAAATAAGGGGGGACTAATGGGCCATTTTAGGGTAGAGAGGACCCTTAGTTTGCTTAAGGAAACAAAAATTGAACACATATGAGGAAGGGTTTCCAAAGACATTATCATAAATGCATCtcatgtttacaatttaaatctAGGACAATGCTTCATGGACTTTGCACCCCCTTACTTGTTGCTTCAACTCCTTACGAAGATATTagcatggactttgttcttggTCTCCTAAAACCCCAAAGGGGATgtgatttcatttttttggtGGTTGATAGTTTTAGTAAAATGACACATTTTATACCTTATAACAAAGTGGATGATTTAAACAACATTATTAGGCTCTTCTTTGGAGATATGGTGAGACTTCAAGGAATACCTCGCACCATAGTGTTAGATAGAGACTCCAAGTTCCTTAGTCACTTTTAGAAAACTCTTTGGCCAAGACTAGAAACAAAGCTTAACTTTTCTACttcttgtcacccacaaaccGATGGGCAAACATAATTTGTCAATAGGTCTCTCTCCACTATATTAAGGGCAATCTTGAAAGGTAACCACAAATCTTTGGATGTGTACCTttcccatattgagtttgcttACAATAGGatagttcataggactactaaaatctctcctTTTGAGGATGTTTATGGTTTTAATCCTCATACTCCATTGGATTTAATACGACTTCGTACATCTTTTGGCTTTGTTCACAAAGAAGTGGGATAGCTAAATCTGAATTTATCAAGAAACTGAGAGggttaaaattcaaattcaacaaCAAACTGAGAGGTACACAAGGTACAACAATTGGGGAAAGAGAGTGTTCATCCTTGAGTAAGGAGATTGGCTTTGGTTGCACTTTAttaaagatagatttcctaagcaaagaaggtccaaacttagtccccgagAAGATGGTCCTTTTAGATTCCTTAAGAGAATCAACAATAATGATTATCGGCAAGAGTTGCTTGATGAGTATGAAGTtaatgccacctttaatgtcaTTGACCTTATTCCTTTTGCGGGTAGAATTGATGATGAGGCAAATCCTTTATATTCGAGGTCAAATTCTTTtcaagagaaagaaaatgaagatatACATCTAgctgacaaaaaaaattaaaaaataaaagacaacaAATTACTAATGTTCTCCCTAAAACAGATATAAATTAACATTTGTTGTATTTATAACATACGTTAATTTACATTTGCTGCCAAGGacaataaacattaattaacgTCTCCCCTATATTGTCGGCCTTcaacaaatataaaagagaaaccaaaataataacaaaataacatatataataagtaCTTTGTGGTATTGTTTGTCATGGGTGCttaacattttctttctttgatcCCGATGTTTTTGTCAATTATTCCCATCTTTTTTaccatatttttcattaaatttatatatgtatttattacgATAGAAAGGTAaagtaaaataacatataactattttattgagattaaagaaatttattacACTCGTTCATCTCTACCAAACGATTTTAAACTagatataagaaagaaaaaaaagcagATGGAGAACTCACAAAATCCTACTCACACCTCAACTGctaagaagagaaaaagaaatacttaggtaaatagttttatttcaGTTGGTGAAAAATCTGTAATATCAATATAGTTTCTCTAATAATTTGTATACATCAACTTAGATACCTAATAACAATTACCGCTAGAGACTACTCCTGCGGCAATATGCTAAggttttcaaattcaaaatgaattaaacaTTCTTCTTCAGATAACTTCACACTGTACTTTCTTttccaagtataaaatatatgtaaagcaacaaattaatttaaaactgatttataacatttttttccaGAAGAACTTCACGAACCATGTTGTccaaattaagaaaagaagttCCGTAGGGGCCAGAAGCAGCACTCTTTGCCAATTCCTTCCATTGCAGTGCTTTCTCTTTCATCTCCTTACCCTTTTCACCATCCATCAACTCCTTCACAAGGCTCTCTATTTTGTCTCTCTTAACATCTTCAATCTCCAACCCAACGCCCCATTCTTTGCAGGTGAACCTGCAATTGGTTTGTTGCTCCGCGAAGAAAGGCCAACATATCATTGGAACACCAGCACACAAACTTTCTAAGGTTGAATTCCAACCACTGTGTGTCAAAAACCCTCCAATCGCAGGGTGATTCAGCACCTGCTCTTGAGAACACCAACTGGACAAAAGGCCTCTATTTTCTGTTTGTTTCACAAATTCTTGAGGTAAAACAGCATTTTCACCAGCCACAAGATCTGGTCTTATGACCCATAAAAAGCTTTTGTTGCTGTTACCAAGTCCCCATGCAAACTCAACCAGTTGCTCATTTGTCATAACTGTGATGCTCCCAAAATTCACGTAAACAACACTATTAGGCTCTTTGGTGTCCAGCCACTCCATGCACTCAGACTCCTCCTTCCACAGATTGGACTGAATTGCATTCAGTTCTTTGTCATCAACACTCTTCACAAGAAAATTCAAAGGGCCTATGGAATAAACAGGAGGCAAAATAGACGAGAACGCTTCCAACACGTCATGCTCTAAGCTATCAAACGTGTTCAAAAGTATCGCAGAAGCTCTTCGAGCCCTCTTGCACTCCCCTTGCACGAAATCAAGCATAAGATCATTTGAATCTGTGGTCCTAATGAAACTAGGAATATCCTTCAATCGAATTTCCTTGATGCCTGGTATCCAATCGATGGTAGTCTCCAAATACCCGTTCGTGACATCACTTGAGTCTACATAGCAGACACACAAAAGttaatttactaaatttaaataacataaataccaaacatataaaaaatcacGTGACagtataatgatattttgaaagtctttattttgtattttttatattattatataattacatctcaaataattttataacaaataagaatgatcaaaatatcattatttaagaaTATTTCAACTGCGGCTGAGTGGAAGAAACTGGAAATTTTATTCTTCTGTAAGCATAGGTTGACAACTTGGTCAacgaagaaacaaaaataaatatttcataaaatacacTCGAATTTAGATGTAATTTTTCAAACccattaaaaatattcttttagaataaaatcatttaacaattctttctgaaaaaaaaaaagactgaAAGGTATACTTCACTGTCATATTGACGACTagacacaataaataaataaatatatatatatatatatatatatatattcagacgaaaaataattatcctcatgcaaataaaaagaaaaagttaattcCTAAAACGAGTATGGTTCAAAAAATTTATGTACATAACAACCAAAGTACCACATCGCTTTCAATCGTAACAtggatcattaaataaaattaggtaAATTACCTTTGAGGGGTGTTATGCCCTTCTGAATGAATTGTTCGTATTGAACATAACACATGAACCCACATGCACTGGTTGTCCAAAATAGCACCTCAGGGACACCCAATTCTTCGGCAGCATCAACGGTGAAGCTCATAACACCGTCAGAAACTATGCAGGTCACAGGAGGGGCGTCTGAGTTATTAACCTTAGCGAGAAGGTTTCTGAAGTGAGGGAGGCAAGTTCTTCTGGTGGACTCACAGAGGGAAGGAATATCCTGAGTCACATCCACATCGTACTCGGGTAGACCATCGGGGATGGTTTCAAAACGAAACGAAGGGAGACCATTAAGGGAAGAAGCCCCTCTGGATTTGAGAAGGCGTTTGTGGTTATACTCGGTGTTAACGAAGGTGATGTGGAAGCCATTGAAGTGAAGGAGTTTTGCCAGCTTTAGCATTGGGTTTATGTGACCCTGTGCTGGGTATGGAATGCACACGGCATGGGGTTTATTCGCTGTGCCCAAAGAACCCATCTTTGTTTTCTCTTCCTTAGATTGCACTTTGTGATATGAAAAAGAATATGCAAGTTGTGGTCTTACTCGGCTATGGAACGTTTCATTTTATAGTGGAACAATGGCGGTGGTTGTTTTCAAATTAATGTGGATAAGTCCCAGGTACGACTTCAACTTCAACACCACAACCATATGGAGAAGTTTAAGGAGTTGTTTGCGTGCATACCTCTTGGATGTATGAACACAATTTTTAGGAATACTTTAATACTGAACccactttaaaataatatttttatttataaatatctacTTATTTGAGATATTTTTCCTATTGCTTTCTTTTTGTCTTGATGTGTAGGTGGGTTTTGAAATATTGTTGTTTAGAAAAAGTTTTCAATTGTGAGAAGAAAAAGCGCTAACATACGCAAAATAGTACtgtacataaaaataatacaaaaatgaaaGTATATGTATTCAGATTGATagtatttttaacatatattaaaccATTTCAATTACATCTCTTTAATAATGataagatttaaatatatttttaatttttaaataaaaattattattattcaaaattgtgatatattttattttttaactttaaaaataaatcgatataattatttttaatctaataacattaattattttagatttaaataatattctagattaatatttaaattgaaatatttaaatcgTTTAAAcagttcaaatattttatatcaaaagaaattaacataattaaattaaaaaaattatatttatttatttttaaattttaaaaattaaaacatattaaaatttatgaagaaAAGAACATTTATTTCACGTAAGaaatacatatttaactttaataataatttaatataacttaATATAACTTTAcattaatatcattttagaaaGCATGATCATGTAAACTCATAATAAAAGTAAGATTTAAAgttcttttagatttttttcaaatttaaagtaacaattatgaattattttaatatagctATTTTGTTTTATAGTGCATAAAAATTCGTTTTTAACTTGGTAAATGAAGTTTTAATAAATGCCTCTACCTACAGATCAATCTCAAGTTCGCAAAGTTTGACGTACTGGCAGAACATGTGCTCCTGAAGTTATGAACATGAAATGAGCAATCGTCATCATGACTTCATGAAAATGAATTGGTAAAAGAATAAGTATCAATTTGACCCAGAAGATAAATAGTCagagaatgagaaagaaaaataataaaaaatgaaatcattcATAACTGtatcattttctattttctaataATTAGGTATCTAGTTTTGTTCtcatttttacatttaaatatttgaaaacaaacACCCCATAAATCTTGACTTGCTCAATTTGATTTTCGTCTAATATTATTTGTTGCAGAAAGCAATTCTTTATATAAACTTATTCactagattttatttttcgatacaattttctatttttctctttatataatttaatttaaatccaAAATTAGAATGGTAAAACTGATAAGTTTGGTCTGTTTTGATCCGTTCTGCAATTTAATTCACAAAATACTAGTTAAATTGGCTTATTCAATAATTCAAAAACAGATTTATTTCTCTTATTCATTCTGTATCACAACTTGACCCGCAAATCCACATATTTAcccatatttatattaaataaaattattttattttattttttataataattaattttcatttctaattccgattaatctaattaatcaaaaataaaaaataataacattatagattataattaaaataaagtaacaatatataattttataaaacataataaattcgTTAATCtgtataaaaagatattttatattttagaactaaaattattattttatattcataattatacatattaatattaatattaatattaataataaatttaaaaaaataacataataaaaaaataaaaaatttaataaaaagtatttaattttattaatcaattagCGGGTCAATCAGCGTTCAATCCATCTTTAACTCGTGTGAACTACAGACTTGTGAAAAACAAATCTATGCATGCCAGCAAATTCAGTATCTCAGGccgcattttttttcttctacatatCTACGGTGGACATGTCTAACATGCGCCAAACTGTCACCCCTTACTAAAATTGTATTCACTTTGGTATAAGACATGCACTTGTTGTCAGAGGTGACGacagcaaataaataaaatatgtaaagaaaaaagtgattcaataattaaaatatgttaattgatAATGCTGCCATGAACAGTGAACAAGATTTGACCATCGTGGAGGCTTTGATTATTATTCATTCTACAACAACAATTGCGTTTCGATTCACAGAATTAAAGTCAAAGgtgagtttataaaaaataataagcgAAGAAAGAAACAGAGAAAATGGCGTCTGTGGTGTCACCTCACCGACGCCTATTCAGATTCTGTGTATTTAACGCCGGCTATTAAAGTGGGGGCAGACACCTTCCAATTGCAGGCTTTCTTTACTGTTAGcaatcaatatcttttaaatatatttaaattttgattaaattattttgttccttttatctataatgaaattttagtttgattttcaaatttttcgttgttttaatttgatcttttttttattgaaaaataattcaatttggtcttcaccGTTAGTTTCATCAAACGGTATTAAAGTCAACGTCATAtatcaatttctggtttttttttattttttttttgaaatttttttattttttacacatgtcacttcatagttgtgtcacatgtcaaagtgTGACATCCGGCACAACTTTGAAgtgtgacacgtgtaaaaaataaaaaatattaaaagaatattaaaaatttaaaaatattaaaaatttcaaaaaaatcagaaattgacacgtgaagttgaaagttaacggtgaggaccaaattaaatcatttttaagaaaataaggaccaaaaacGAAAACCTTGaagatcaaattgaaatttcatgacaaatagagagaccaaaagagtaatttaatcttaaattttaattacaaaataattaaagtttaaatttattttttaccgGTGAAAAGCTTACAAATTTCAtgtttaatctccaattatttttttccttcatgtttgaaatattttgagattttgtattttgtgccaaaacaaatatttatttgtattttaatttcagtatttttcttatttttaaataattttgaactgTCTTCAGAGATTTTTgtcttgtaaatttttattaatgataaattatctcttcacatatttttctttcactttttaatccaaaaaatttaacattttattcttttcctttccttttatattctcttacttttcaaataaataaaaaatgagaatttataaaagaaatataaaaaattaaagtaaaaatattttcgacTAGTACAAGTGACATCATTCAATTGTTATATGACTCGAATCACAGTTAAGTTATTATATTCTTAAACtcttaaattacatatttattattaaatatatattaaatataatttgtagGTACACTCAATTCAACACCAATTAATCTTAAAGAGAAACATTGCTTCTAGAcctgtcaaaacgggtcacccgacccaacccggctcagTTCGAGACGAGTTAGTCACTTAGTGGGTCAATCtaacccgactcacttattagtgAGCCAACAAAATTGGAACTCGACCCGACCCACCACAGGTTTACGAGTTAAATGAGTTAGCTCactaacttaattaaaaataacacacaattttttcttcaatccaaaaaaaactaaattataattccaattaaaatatatataatatatataata from Vigna unguiculata cultivar IT97K-499-35 chromosome 8, ASM411807v1, whole genome shotgun sequence encodes:
- the LOC114193046 gene encoding 7-deoxyloganetin glucosyltransferase-like; this translates as MGSLGTANKPHAVCIPYPAQGHINPMLKLAKLLHFNGFHITFVNTEYNHKRLLKSRGASSLNGLPSFRFETIPDGLPEYDVDVTQDIPSLCESTRRTCLPHFRNLLAKVNNSDAPPVTCIVSDGVMSFTVDAAEELGVPEVLFWTTSACGFMCYVQYEQFIQKGITPLKDSSDVTNGYLETTIDWIPGIKEIRLKDIPSFIRTTDSNDLMLDFVQGECKRARRASAILLNTFDSLEHDVLEAFSSILPPVYSIGPLNFLVKSVDDKELNAIQSNLWKEESECMEWLDTKEPNSVVYVNFGSITVMTNEQLVEFAWGLGNSNKSFLWVIRPDLVAGENAVLPQEFVKQTENRGLLSSWCSQEQVLNHPAIGGFLTHSGWNSTLESLCAGVPMICWPFFAEQQTNCRFTCKEWGVGLEIEDVKRDKIESLVKELMDGEKGKEMKEKALQWKELAKSAASGPYGTSFLNLDNMVREVLLEKNVINQF